A DNA window from Danio aesculapii chromosome 14, fDanAes4.1, whole genome shotgun sequence contains the following coding sequences:
- the klb gene encoding beta-klotho — protein MSFLSSVSFALLLISVCPSETLLQGKSSSVWLQRLNGTHQQTGVFPRRFLWGVGSSAFPTEGSWDADGKSPSIWDHFTLQSPAGASSDSYIHWEEDLKALQFLGVDFYSFSLSWPRLFPDLTSNPSPAGVEHYRRLIRKLKELNVEPVVTLFHWDLPQVLQERLGGWLNSSMVDVFADYAEFCFRTFGDEVRFWITMHNPFLVAVQGYGTGAHAPGVKGERGDPFIAAHNLIRAHAKAYHVYDKHFRARQNGKISISLGSHWVEPLHGQATPTNLELCQKSMEAVIGWFAEPIYGSGDYPESLKAANRGVIPEFSAAERLWVRGSADFFSVAFGPETLRVSRGLARFGQTVALELRSVLVWVQQAYGDPLVLVAESGWFSDASVGVEDTLAIYLNKRFILQVMQAVSVDAVRVFGYTAWSLLDGFEWNQGFSVRRGLFYIDFSQSERRRVPKTSAHFYRQTIRDNGFPDTDTKHIQARFPCHFQFGVSDSVLQVHLHPFSPQFTDPHLYRWNFSGDGSLKPVTGIILHTRPAQCTDFLFIQRHLFLLGVTGSTHYRFSLDWTQLSPSTGHPETLRFYRCVLSELQRRGIQPIVTLYHPSYRSASLGLPEALHANGGWRNASTVDAFVRYATFCYREFGALVHMWITINEPNRLTDAYSGSADDRRIVARNLLLAHAKAWRVYDVYFRKQQGATVSLTLHADWVEPANPFLESHKSAQQHFLLFELGRFIDPLYSDESSSSTLIGWSEDEREELRGALDFIALNHFTTRLVSPWTHLKASNPDHGCSLMNDVNWQTSQMGQALVPWGLRRMLGWVKNRYGNRLPIIITASGVDDQEAYHDQLRQSYIRDYLQEALKARELDGVNLRGFYIWKLQDHHDLQFGLFSSAAHHSRPKASVALYRDIISHRGFISSPDPCLTADENGTSCEICTHIAENKPLLFFSVCVFVSVCMICVLIILSVLRKRRRKRRKALSVPQRVTIPQRFPMMRVTHQLRH, from the exons ATGTCTTTCCTCTCCTCCGTCTCCTTCGCTCTTCTCCTGATATCAGTGTGTCCATCAGAAACTCTTCTCCAAGGTAAATCCTCCAGTGTGTGGCTGCAGCGTCTGAACGGGACGCACCAGCAGACGGGTGTGTTCCCCCGCAGGTTCCTCTGGGGCGTCGGCAGCTCTGCGTTCCCTACAGAGGGCTCTTGGGATGCAGACGGCAAGAGTCCATCAATATGGGACCACTTCACCCTTCAGTCTCCAGCAGGAGCGTCCAGCGACAGCTACATCCACTGGGAGGAGGATCTGAAAGCGCTTCAGTTTCTGGGTGTTGATTTCTACTCATTTTCTCTGTCGTGGCCTCGTCTTTTCCCTGATCTGACTTCAAACCCTAGTCCGGCTGGAGTTGAACACTACCGCAGATTAATTAGGAAGCTGAAGGAGTTGAACGTGGAGCCTGTGGTGACTTTATTTCACTGGGATCTCCCGCAGGTCCTGCAGGAGCGTTTGGGAGGCTGGCTGAACTCCAGTATGGTTGATGTGTTTGCAGATTACGCTGAGTTCTGCTTTCGGACGTTTGGGGATGAGGTTCGATTCTGGATTACGATGCACAACCCGTTTTTGGTGGCGGTGCAGGGGTATGGGACGGGCGCTCACGCTCCGGGGGTGAAAGGGGAGCGCGGTGACCCCTTCATCGCCGCACATAACCTCATTCGG GCTCATGCTAAGGCGTATCACGTCTATGATAAACACTTCAGAGCACGTCAGAACGGTAAAATCTCCATTAGTCTGGGCTCCCATTGGGTGGAGCCTCTTCACGGACAGGCCACACCCACCAACCTGGAGCTCTGCCAGAAGTCCATGGAGGCTGTGATTGGCTGGTTCGCAGAGCCCATATATGGAAGTGGAGATTACCCAGAATCCCTGAAGGCCGCAAACCGAGGCGTGATCCCAGAGTTCAGTGCAGCGGAGCGGCTCTGGGTGAGGGGGAGCGCAGATTTCTTCTCGGTGGCGTTCGGGCCAGAGACGCTGCGCGTGAGTCGGGGACTGGCGCGGTTCGGCCAGACGGTGGCGCTGGAGCTCAGGAGTGTGCTGGTGTGGGTTCAGCAGGCGTATGGGGATCCACTGGTGCTGGTGGCTGAGAGTGGGTGGTTCTCTGACGCTTCTGTCGGGGTCGAGGACACACTCGCCATCTACCTCAACAAGAGATTCATCTTACAAGTCAtgcaag CGGTGTCTGTGGATGCAGTGAGGGTGTTTGGATACACCGCCTGGAGTTTGCTGGACGGTTTTGAGTGGAATCAGGGCTTCAGTGTGAGGAGAGGTCTATTTTACATCGACTTCAGCCAGTCTGAGCGCCGCAGAGTCCCCAAGACCAGTGCACACTTTTACAGACAGACGATCCGAGACAACGGCTTCCCAGACACTGACACAAAACACATCCAGGCCCGATTCCCCTGCCACTTCCAGTTCGGGGTGTCTGACTCAGTACTACAG GTGCATCTGCATCCGTTCTCGCCTCAGTTCACCGACCCGCACCTGTACCGCTGGAATTTCTCCGGTGACGGATCTCTGAAGCCAGTGACGGGGATCATCCTGCACACGCGGCCGGCTCAATGCACAGATTTCCTCTTCATCCAGCGGCATTTGTTTCTGCTGGGGGTCACGGGGTCAACACACTACCGCTTCTCCCTAGACTGGACTCAGCTATCTCCCTCTACTGGACACCCGGAGACACTGCGCTTCTACAGGTGTGTGTTGAGCGAGCTCCAGCGGAGAGGAATCCAGCCAATCGTGACTCTTTATCACCCTAGCTACAGGTCTGCATCTCTGGGTTTACCTGAAGCGCTGCATGCTAACGGCGGATGGAGGAACGCTAGCACTGTTGATGCATTCGTGCGCTACGCTACATTCTGCTACCGAGAGTTCGGTGCATTGGTGCATATGTGGATTACTATTAATGAGCCCAATCGATTAACTGACGCGTATAGCGGAAGTGCAGACGATAGACGAATAGTTGCACGAAATCTGCTGCTTGCGCATGCGAAAGCCTGGCGCGTTTATGATGTGTATTTTCGCAAACAGCAGGGGGCGACGGTGAGTTTGACACTTCACGCTGATTGGGTCGAACCAGCAAACCCGTTTTTAGAGTCGCACAAAAGCGCGCAGCAACATTTCTTATTGTTTGAACTCGGACGATTTATTGATCCACTATATAGCGATGAGAGTTCCTCGTccactctgattggctggagtgaaGACGAGAGGGAGGAGCTTAGAGGAGCGTTGGATTTCATCGCTCTGAATCATTTCACCACGCGTTTGGTTTCGCCGTGGACTCATCTGAAAGCGTCGAATCCGGATCACGGGTGCTCGCTGATGAATGATGTCAACTGGCAGACCTCACAGATGGGGCAAGCGCTGGTACCCTGGGGGCTCCGCAGGATGCTGGGGTGGGTGAAGAATCGCTATGGCAACCGCCTCCCCATCATTATCACTGCATCAGGAGTGGACGATCAGGAAGCCTATCATGACCAGCTGAGACAGAGTTATATCAGAGACTACCTGCAGGAGGCGCTCAAAG CTCGGGAGCTGGACGGTGTTAATCTCAGAGGCTTTTACATCTGGAAGCTTCAGGATCATCATGATCTTCAGTTCGGGCTCTTCAGCTCCGCCGCTCATCATTCACGGCCCAAAGCGTCGGTGGCTCTGTACCGGGACATCATCTCCCACCGCGGATTCATTTCATCCCCTGACCCGTGTCTGACTGCAGATGAGAACGGGACGAGCTGTGAAATCTGCACGCACATCGCGGAGAACAAACCCCTGCTgttcttcagtgtgtgtgtgttcgtgagTGTGTGCATGATCTGTGTGCTCATCATCCTCTCTGTgttgaggaagaggaggaggaagaggagaaaaGCCCTCAGTGTCCCGCAGAGAGTCACCATCCCACAGAGGTTTCCCATGATGAGGGTCACACACCAGCTGCgccactaa
- the trim35-27 gene encoding tripartite motif containing 35-27 gives MAMASVFAESLQCSVCRDIFRDPVLLLCSHSFCRACVHQYWEHSGSRICPECRALFPMEHPPCNRALKNLCEIFLQERSRSACAEARLRCEEHGETLELFCVEEHRLMCRVCVEEEGNTCIPVEEAAHRIKEKLRTRLEPLREQLKLLQSQKLVSRQRVKRMQYLAEQAEADLRTEIEDLHQFLRDEEQRRVTALREEEEEKRMKMEESISRMSREISALALNIHNTEQQIQTSSAELLMSCRDDPDSFQSFSLSSDSEDPPEELLDVCRHLGNLKFSVWQKMRSAAQYTPVVLDPNSAHPCVRVCVGLRALRFSHRCPPALCIADGREGYSSVLGSVALGSGSHRWDVHVGDSSVWALGVISESTLQTRDQQPEPGLWILGFQSGAYGQGCCGESLSRLGVRRRVHRVTVLLDWDAGKLTFLDSLTGDHIHTFTHRFTDRLFPYFCNSCPSEELRILPVEDLTTHSPPVDDLYTQIPLVEHLNTHTTPFDDLNTHTPLVEDLNTQTPPDVNTHTPPVEDLYTHTSPVEDLNTHTPPEGKTEPVRTKQKKWMYIIRVITQLLATKLYY, from the exons ATGGCGATGGCGTCGGTGTTCGCGGAGAGCCTCCAGTGCTCGGTGTGTCGAGACATCTTCAGGGACCCGGTGCTGCTGCTCTGCTCTCACAGCTTCTGCCGGGCGTGTGTGCATCAGTACTGGGAGCACAGCGGGTCCCGGATCTGCCCCGAGTGCCGCGCACTCTTCCCAATGGAGCATCCGCCGTGCAACCGCGCGCTGAAGAACCTGTGCGAGATCTTCCTGCAGGAGAGGAGCCGGAGCGCATGCGCAGAAGCTCGGCTGCGCTGTGAGGAGCACGGAGAGACTCTGGAGCTCTTCTGTGTGGAGGAGCACCGGCTGATGTGCAGAGTGTGTGTGGAGGAAGAAGGAAACACCTGCATACCTGTGGAGGAGGCCGCACACAGGATCAAG GAGAAGCTCAGAACAAGACTGGAGCCACTGCGGGAGCAGCTCAAACTCTTACAATCACAGAAGTTGGTCAGTCGTCAAAGAGTGAAACGCATGCAG TATCTCGCGGAGCAGGCCGAGGCGGATCTTCGGACAGAGATTGAGGATCTTCATCAGTTTCTGCGTGATGAAGAGCAGCGCAGAGTGACGGCACTgagagaggaagaggaggagaagaggaTGAAGATGGAGGAGAGCATTAGCAGAATGAGCAGGGAGATCTCAGCACTCGCTCTGAACATACACAACACTGAGCAGCAGATCCAGACCAGCAGCGCTGAGTTACTCATG AGCTGTAGAGATGATCCTGACAG TTTTCAGAGCTTCAGTTTGAGTTCAGACTCAGAGGATCCCCCAGAGGAGCTGCTGGACGTCTGCAGACACCTGGGAAACCTCAAGTTCAGCGTCTGGCAGAAGATGAGGAGCGCTGCTCAATACA CTCCGGTGGTGCTGGACCCGAACTCTGCTCAcccgtgtgtgcgtgtgtgtgtgggtctgcgCGCGCTCCGCTTCAGCCACCGCTGTCCTCCAGCTCTGTGTATTGCAGACGGGCGTGAGGGTTACTCCAGTGTTTTGGGCTCCGTGGCTCTGGGCTCTGGGTCGCACCGCTGGGACGTGCATGTGGGCGACAGCAGCGTCTGGGCTTTAGGAGTGATTTCTGAATCCACCCTGCAGACCAGAGACCAGCAGCCTGAACCCGGACTGTGGATCCTGGGCTTCCAGAGTGGGGCGTACGGCCAGGGCTGCTGCGGGGAGAGTCTGTCCCGGCTGGGGGTCCGGCGGAGGGTTCACAGGGTCACGGTGCTGCTGGACTGGGATGCCGGAAAGCTGACCTTTCTGGACTCACTCACAG GTGACCACATACACACCTTCACACACCGCTTCACCGACAGACTGTTTCCATACTTCTGCAATTCCTGTCCATCTGAAGAGCTAAGGATCTTACCGGTGGAGGATCTGACCACACACTCACCGCCGGTGGACGATCTGTACACACAAATACCGCTGGTGGagcatctgaacacacacacaacgccATTTGatgatctgaacacacacacaccactggtGGAGGATCTCAATACACAAACACCGCCAgatgtgaacacacacacgccACCGGTGGAGgatctgtacacacacacatcacctgTGGAggatctgaacacacacacaccgccagAAGGAAAAACAGAGCCTGTCAGAACAAAGCAGAAGAAATGGATGTACATTATCAGGGTTATCACACAGCTACTAGCCACAAAACTGTattattag